TGTGAGTATAGTTGTTACTTATTCATGGAtttcatttgtatttatattaatgTAGTATGGTCTAGTGGTTTTGAAGGGCAACCCTGTAAGTATATGACTGTATGATCATTCATTGATTTATAATCTGCTCTTAACTATATGCCTGTTGTAATGTACATTCAAATTCAAATACTTGTAATCACGAGCTGCCTACCATGTTTGAATTAGCCGTCTTATACTCATCATTATTAAAGAATTATCGGTAGATGATAGAAGGTATACTGATATACGCTGATGTTACAGATCCACTGGGCGTAAAGTTGAAGATCCTGATCTCTTGGAGAGAATTAGATTGACCATCATAAACAATCTCTTGAAATACCATCCAGTATGTAAACCTGGCTATTGGCTACTTCATAAGCAATTAGTTcatctttatttaataattattaagttTTATATAAACCTTTATTTGGGTATAATAGGTTGTTTACGCAATGCAAATACTTTCTCATTGTTTATGTATGTTTAGGAGTCTAGTGCGCGACTTGCAATGGGGGAGGCTTTTGGCATACAAGCTCCAGTCAAGAAGGTAACTTTGTAAACGTATTATATGGGCAGGCTGGTGGTTTGGATAACGGGTCAAAACTGCAAGAAAACAACTTTTTATGCATATTGCATAGACGGTCGTGAATTATAACTTCAGAAGTAACACTGTTAATAAATTTTTATAGAAACATTCGAATTGCCCTTTCCAGTTCTTCATATGACTAAATAGATTATTCTTATCGTGTTAATTAAAGCTTTTGACTTGATGACAGCTTGATGTTGATATCGCAACTCATATACATGTCAAGGGTGACGGGCCTAAAAGAAGGTTAGCAACTATGCACATCGAAATAAATTTTCAAAAACCTGTCTTTAGGAATATTTTCACATTGTGTCAAATCGATTCGTTTACAATGCGTTGAAATGTTGGTATCTTGCTCTGTTTTAGCTTGCTGTGCATTGAGACGGAAGATAGACCTGGATTGTTGTTGGAAGTTATCAAGATAATGGCTGATGTTAATGTTACCGTTGAATCTGCAGAAATTGATACTGAAGTATGTTAACATTTTTGTCTCTTCTTTATCCCTCCATTTCAACACGCACACACAGTTAActgtattttgaaatggtatgatTACAGGGGTTAATTGCCAAAGATAAATTTCACGTTAGCTACCGAGGGGCAGCTTTAAATGAATCGTTGTCTCAGGTAAACAAGTTGTTTACATATTACTAAATGTTTATTTTTCTTGCGTAAGTAGAGTTGGCAAAGTGGGTCACCTAATGGTTCAAAACAGTCAGTTTACCAGTGCGGGTCAAAACGGGTCAGGCTGGATCATGTTGGGTTGACCTTCAAGTGCTTTTTTCATTAGTAATATGGGTTGTATTGCTACTATTGAGATGTTTTATAGTAAAACCGGTAAGCCTGTAAGATGAGCAGGGTGTTACATGTTTTCGAGGCTCCATGAGTATGTAATTCACTCCTTGATGAAATCAATGTTGAAAATAGATGAAGGAAATAAGTTAGAATTGAAACTTTTTTATATGATATAATTAGAGGTGAAACATATCTTAGGGACGTGATATCCTTTCATAAGAGGTTTCAGGTTCAAGCCTAATTTTTTTCTTTTAAACAGCAGTACGGATATCCCAGAGGGGGGTCTTAACCACCCGCACGTTCATCTCCCTGTAGTTGCATAACCCTCTCCCAACTGCTGCCCTGGAGGAAACCCGCCCTAACCGGGAAAACCTTAACCATTTTATTAGATTGAAACATCTCTTAACCGGTTTAAATCGACAGGTTTTGATTAATTGTCTACGCTATTACCTTCGGAAGTCAGAAGTTGATGAAGATAGTTACTAATTAAGAAGCATTGGAGGTTAACATGCATTTTAATGTATAATTATAGTTATATGCATGACTTCTTGGGCTTGCTTTTATACATTTAATAATCATGAATCTAAACTGCAAATCTTTTGATGTGTTGCTTGCTGTTGTATGTGGTCTTTTAAAATGTTTAATTAGAATGGACACCATAGTGGGTTCACTTGTCTTGTTAGAGCACCCGGTGTCAAGGCTTCAATTTCAACATTTTGGAAAATGGAATTCAAAATTGACGGTCCATCGACACCCTTCAATGTTGATTTCGAAGTCTATTTTCCAAAGTCCATAAATGGACGTTGGATTCAAGGGGCTTTTTTTCCTTATTCTATTTTCTTATTAGTCCACATAATATTTTCACACACTAAGACTTTGAAAAATAGACATCGAACCACTCTCCACTTTATCAAAGTCTTTTTTCGAATTTGAAATGGACACCGAGATAGACAATTGCGACACCTCATGTTCTTATTGTTTGGAACGGATTAATGAGTTTGAATCTCTATAAGAGCATTCTCATTCATGACAGCCTTCTTCATATTAACATACTGCCATATCAGCGCCATATTACCATTTCCTTCCCATCACTAACTCATCACAATTCACTCTCAACCATGACATCATCTCATGGACTCACTTCTCATCACTAACCAATAACAATTCTTTTTCTATTAATATTAAATACACTTCAACTCTAAAATCTCGTGAAAGAAAATGCTAGAGATTCACAATATGAAAGACAATATGACATTGGCTAGAGATTGACAATGTACTCCCATCAGTGTGCATAACATTAACATGACATTGGCTAAACATTGACattacattaacatgattgttgGGAATGCTCTAAAACAATAATGAATAATTATATCATGACCAGTACTCATTTAAATATATAGTTTATAAATCTCAAGCACAAAATTTAAGTAATAAGATTATGTTAAATTGAAACTAGTAACTAGGTGTTGAGTATTATGTATCTACTACTTTATAATAGCTTCACATGTCAAGAGGGTGTACTGCAGGTTCAATGGTTGATTTCCATCATTTTCAATATTTGCCATCACAAGAAATTATGGTAAATGAAGTATCTCAACCCATCTTATATGAATTTTGGAAACATTTTTGTTTGATGTTGCTCAAGTtgaagtgtgacgatcgctccaaatctatatggacgaacacgtcattcatcgatttcattgcgaggtttttgacctctatatgatacgttgtaaacattgcattcttttgaaaaggcacaccataaatgaatatttaaatcaaaggttttcgacatctaatgatatctacatatagacaatcaccgtaaataatagtttacaacagtacttccgttgacaatgcagtcaaaataagatacatggtgatgatttggtgaatgcaacgtttccgtgaaaaatatgtcatgtaagactccatgcacatagcttgtctaacatataagcaaacagcggaagacttctagggaacctgagaataaacatgctaacaagtgtcaacacaaaggttggtgagttcatagttttagtgtttcgtataatctgtatataaaagtggatcacaagatttcagttgtttcatccagaaacgtttatcaaaatattctacaaaattgagcaccctggtaactaaacttaacgtatatataatttataccctttgtataatcatcttaataatacacgcaaaccaacgtgtacgcttctcaaatagcatacgtccgttaaaaggctagtgctctagctcggacggggatatcaagccctatggatccatatattactactcgcgcccaccagttcttataactggcagttactagttaccaaagctaaaggattttcggtttaaactcagtgtagaatttagtatgtacttgtatccattgcgtttaaaataaattgcatgtattctcagcccaaaaatatatattgcaaaagcaattaaaaagggagcaaatgaaactcaccttagcagcatataaagtcgttcaccaaaatgtgaccgaaactcggattaccaaataaccgtagatctcaacctagagaacatatgttggtcaataaatgtctatcaagctaggtctggtcatagtgtatcacaatcctaatgctcgagatcgacatacaaaagttatccaaagtcatttcaaaaagtcaattttgacaatagttcaacaaaacgagacataccttatataaggagtcatttactcggttggtaatattcaaatatctattttatcaatctcgtaaacaagttgtttaaatcttaattgcagattcaaaagcaatttcaattacgtcagtcataattcagttgatcatatctcttaatccgttcatcgaaactattcgatatctaaatgaaaagtcattgatttttcgccagctttccaaaaacatgcatatcatataccttttaccagtaacacatgtattaaattcgtgatctattataaactatttaacgacaaaattaatcgtactagcatgcataatcctatatactcgagcactagtcagggatacactattaatatataatagataagatataaatgcttacgtatcaatattgtgatttaatattgtaggaaagtacgtagacgcaacggagatgataaatactagtttgactcatgagcaaaacacttgaacaatactcaaaacctccttagtaataactcatagtttccttagctctatcccgcttgaaaactcattttaaaagtgacacgctcatgacctcgtcgtagtattttaagtgatataattagtaataataataatactactaataataataaaataaacaataataataataatcttaataataataataataataataatattaataatattaatataaataataaataataataatattacagagggagtagtataGGTGTAAACAAAACTTGAGCAGAAACTggcattttataggcaactttttggaatctgatgcccatgcgatcgcatgaatttttagtgtattttccatgcgatcgcatggccgcctgatccagctcaaaatgtttttgttttcttgtttgtcgacatattattatataatatatataatatatataatttaaataattaattatatattatattaaattcatgtgcatagttgacttgtaattttcgttccgatgactcgtacgttgtcactcgacttatgtcccagtttcggtttctcaaacgcattttcgtacgcttagaaaactcgcaatttacgttttgtgactcgtacctttgtcaaaatatagtcttaaattatcaataaactatatctttcaaagtgtatcttaaactttcgagtgttttggtcatttacttctataaatcattgtctcgctatttgttaatatatatataataacaaatcattttatgaccaagttaatatatattttcaacattcataaacacgttttaaatatacgtcgcaagttattcatataattaatattccaacttatcatatatattcaaataaatatttaaaccaataagtttaatgtacggtataaaacaattaatacattgctacgttttcaagttatagtatatatatatttgtatctatatacatataattgttcgcgaatcgtcaagaataactgaaaggtatatgaatatatgaaagtagttcaaaaattttgagattcagttttacagactttgcttatcgtgtcggaa
This genomic window from Rutidosis leptorrhynchoides isolate AG116_Rl617_1_P2 chromosome 2, CSIRO_AGI_Rlap_v1, whole genome shotgun sequence contains:
- the LOC139892851 gene encoding ACT domain-containing protein ACR12-like; the protein is MDTAVAGATFSSSAVIIRRHSPAKLSASDFSYSNTIQLSPFKPSLPRSYHFLKKNVNRASVDGVDSLNISSLDADIPTPIVLIDQDSDASATIVQVSFGDRLGALIDTMKALKDLGLDVAKGTVTTEGSVIQTKFFITRLSTGRKVEDPDLLERIRLTIINNLLKYHPESSARLAMGEAFGIQAPVKKLDVDIATHIHVKGDGPKRSLLCIETEDRPGLLLEVIKIMADVNVTVESAEIDTEGLIAKDKFHVSYRGAALNESLSQVLINCLRYYLRKSEVDEDSY